The Solanum pennellii chromosome 7, SPENNV200 DNA segment TTTAAATTTAACTGCTTGGGAAGGGTTAGGCAGTGTGGAACTGTGGATGAGGCCAATAGGAGTTCATCTCGACCTACTTCCAACCTAGTAGCTGAGGTTTCGTCATGGAAGAAAGTATAGATTAAGGAGAAAGAGAGTGAACCAGTTTATAGAGTGGTCTCGTGTTAATTTGCCAATACAAATGAAAGAGTGACTGCTTGTTTACTTTGACAGGATGGAGACTCCGTAGTGGCCCACTTTGATTACCACAAACATCCCATTACTTCTGTTGAATGGAGTCCGCATGAAGCCTCGACACTGGCTGTTTCATCGTCAGATAATCAGCTTACGTAAGAACCTTCTGAGAAACTCTAATGGGAATGTGGAACAGATGTATCTCTCTTTCCACGTCTCCTTCCTGCGATTAGTTTGATGTGTCTATCTGTGTGAATCACCTGGTGTGTTTTAACTTTGAAACCTTGTCAATTTATTAGAATCTGGGACCTTTCTTTGGAGAGAGATGAAGAGGAGGAGGCAGAGttcaaaactaaaatgaaagagCAAGTCAATGCTCCAACAGATTTGCCCCCACAACTTCTCTTTGTTCATCAGGTTCAACTTCTATTTGTGTCTGTTGAGTCGCAATATTTATCTGCTGTAAGGATATTCTTATGACATTGCTCTTGCATTTCTAACAGGGtcagaaagatttgaaagaACTTCACTGGCATTCTCAGATCCCAGGAATGGTTGTTTCTACAGCGGCAGATGGATTTAACATACTGATGCCATCGAACATTGAAACTGCAATTCCTGCAAATGTTGCATGATAATAGTTTTATTCAGTTATAGTTTGCATTTTTGAAGTACCTTTCCTCTGTTATGGAATTTGTACTTTCTGCTTTTGTGATATATTGCGACAGTTGCATCAATTTTGTCCCAGTTTCTATTTGTAGTGTTTGAGCTTATATCAAGACATAAATTGAACACAGCATTGTTCGAAATGTGAATGCTTCTTCTCTGTTTCCCATTTCAATGCTTGCCCCATCGTCCTCTCTTTACGTTTAAGCAAATCATTTAGTACTAATGAAATGAATCCAATTAAATTAAAGTGATAAAAGAATCATGTTAAAAAATGTACAAATTATATAGTACTTGATAGGAAATGAACCCATGAATTCAACAAGTACAGTTTGGAGTTGGGACGTAATTAATTGTTGAGTGTAACAAGGTCCAAAGTCTGATTCAATTATGGAAAGCCAACTTCAACCAGTTTGATTTGGAATTCGAGACATTGCATATTGTAGAGTAAGTGACATGGAGCAGGATCTGATTCATTTACGTAAAACTAGATGATCGTTTATTATTGCAAAATCATGGTTTAGGACACCTTAGCAGACAATCTCAACATGCGCTTTTGGGATCAGCAAAAATGATTGTTAGTCGAAATTGTGTTGCCACACAGCATACATTCATTCTGGTACGTTTAGTACAATAAGCAATTTTCAGAATGTCTAAATCAGTTTTGGGAGCCAGCTCACCATGGGAGCGACCACTGAATTTTATTGTCAAAGTACATAAACAGTAAAATTGCGTTACATCCATTTTGCCAATCAGGGTTAGTATCAGTCAGGTAGAAGCAGTTCCCTCTATCATCATACTTGTGTCACGGCATCATGCAACCGGAGAGAGCTGATCATAATTATGGGGAGCCAGCGACAGCGTCATTACCCAGATCATTTATCTGCCAGTCCATTAAGAGCGTAGTTGTACATATGCTGTGGTACCCCTCATTCTTATGAGTTAATTGCTTTGCctgtcaatcttggaaaagggTCTTGCTTGCTTAAAACTACAACTTTGCTTTTGTGAGCAAAGTAACCTTTGACCAGGTtcttatatatcaaaatagacATGACACACTCCATCTGCAATAAAGTATAGAGAACTCCAGTTATGTATGAGAAAGTAAAGGAAtaagcctttttttttttttggggggggggggggtaatggAACAAGCCAGTTGAAAGAGGAATTTGAAATCTTGAACCAACCAGCCTAAAAGAGCCAAAAAGTTTACCTCATCAACATCCATATCAATTTCAAGCCATTTTAGAGCTCTAACAATTAAGTCTAACTTGATTTGGTGAGCTTTATTCGGATCTTTCTGCTTCTGAAAAATATAGCTGTATAACCAATAAAACAGTGATTCTAATACTCAAAAGACAACGAGAAAGAAACAATAAAGAAGAAAGGCTGAATACATCGATGACACCCCTCAAACTCGCCAATTTtttcatttagacacttgaaCTAAGGGGGTTATATGTACCGATTGAACACTTGAACTCGAGCTAAGATGTGCCTATTAGATCCTTAAATGACAATCCCCCTCAAAGATGAGACAAAACTATGAATGATAGGTGGAAAATACTCTGAAAAGTATCTGATCAGTAGACTTCCCCCTCCTCCCCCTCTGGTCACCACCATCAtttcatcaccatcatcatctcCAACGACAAATAGGCAATATCATGAACACACCCTTTACTGTGACTTGAGTTCTCGAAAACAGTTCTGAAGTCAAACTTgagttcttaaaaaataaattatcaaaagtTCTCAAGATTAGTTCCCAATGTTTTTATCTTAGTAATGAACTGTTCACAGTCAAATTTGTTTGGTACTTTTGCACTCAACTGCATCCACCTTTTAGCAAGCTGTATTAATCTGTTAATAGTTATTCAAGTAGCAGTAGTTGACGGAATACGCCTATCTACAGAAAACATTTTCAGCTTCATCCTCTATTTCCTCTATCTACCCCAAAAATTACTAAGCTCTagccaactttttttttttaaaaaaaagttcttaaTTCACTCACAGACCCTGCAGCAACCTCACTTCTCACAATCTTCATTATAAACCCACATCGAATTTCTATTCTAGAAACCACAGTACCTCTATCAAAAACTGACCCACAACCTGAAGAAGATCTGGCTGAGTCCCACAGATCGGAAAAGATTGTCGGATTTTCTAAAAAGGTTGGAAACAGAATTCAGTCTCCGCACAACAATGTTTATTTTCTGATCCAGTTAATTCAGATATTTGTGTGGTTTTAGCAAGACTATTAGACGGATTTGGAATCGGGAATTGCAGTAATTCCTGTTTGAGATAGTCTGTACGGTGGAGGAGGAGGAGGCAGCTGTTATGGTGGCAGCAGACTGGTCTTAAGATAAGatgcaaaagaagaaaaatggtaAGGGCCTCTCACACTCTCAATGGAGAGTGTAAATGTGCATTACACACATTGTGCCATGTTAGCAGCGTGCGTAATAGGTACATCTTTTACTAGCGTCAAGTGGTCAATAGGTCGTACCTTATAataaggtgtctaaatgaaaatatttggtAAGTTGAGGGGGCTGTGTATGTATTTAGCCAAAACAAGAAGTATGACTTACATCTTCTTTAGTAACCGCTGGTAAACTTGGAGCTCTAGCTTCTCCAGGACAAGATAAACGCCAGACCTTAAAAACCTGGTCATGGGAGTTTTATTAGGAGATGCAAATATAATGCAGCtcacatataaaagaaatatatacatACTGGTCTTCATGTTCCTGCAGAGCACATCGAAGAAGTCGTAGATCCCCCCTTCTAAGGGCAAGCACAATGTTGTTGTActgtaaaaataaattcaaaaaggaaaaggagaGTGAGATGCACAACATGAAACTATTGTTTTCTACATCTACTCATCATAAAGTAAACAATCACACATTCGATTCATAGGGCATGCACCTCCTTGTATTAAAACACTAGAAGACTATATGATATTTCCCATGATAGCAACCAAATCATTAAACAAGAAAACTGTttccttttcatcttttttgaaTAGGAAACTTAGATTTATAGTTTGAATACATTGATCTTCTACATTGAACAAACTTCTCAGAATTTACCCTCTTCAGATGAACCCTTTTGCTTTAAAACACAGTCctcaaaaaaatccaaaaaatggaagaaagaaagaaggaaagagTTTGAGGGCACAATGAACTTCGCATATGGGACCAAAtatccttttaatttttcaaaaataagttgAATAGCGCAAAACGATAAGTTgttttaatagaagaaagaggacCCAGGTGCTTCTCATAGAGCAGTGTTGAGGTCTTTCTAAACTAGAAATACAGCTGATGCAAGTTAATAGTAGAATGCCAACAATTTCTTTAACTTTCCAGGGATGAGCTCCAAGAAAGAGAATATGGCATGCGGTACGATTATTTCATGTCAGAGAACCACGAACAAACGAAGCAAGAGAAAATACTACTGAAGGTAGACAAGTATGTCAATAAAGAATagacaaaaaaggaaaaaaaataaagaaatgaaaaagggGGAAAAGCAATTAACATCATCAAgacaattgaaagaaaaaagacgGAAAAATATTTTGCATTCAGAGGTGTGACTTAGCATTCAATGAAGTGGGTGAAAACCTTGGCAATCAAGGTTCAAACTAAGCAGAGACAAAATAACACTGGGTTTTTCTCTTTATCTTCTGCCTAAGCCTTGGCAGAGGTACCCGGTACTTGTTTTGGTGGGAGGTAGCTAGTACCCGGTGGAATAATCGACGTGAGAGCAAGCCGCAGAACACCgtcattattctttttaaagGACGgacagaaaaggaaaaaaaacaatgtTTCTCAGGCCAAATAGTTTGTATGCGACGCTGTGGACACTTACTTCCTAGAAACCTCCGTCTAGGTGTACCAATCACTACCAATTTTGTTGATGCATTGGAGGCTGAACTTTAGTTAAAAGGAGAACTTTACTTAATAGATGAAAGTGAAATTGATTCCGACTCTTGAAATTTGTGACACTAGAAGATACAATATATAGAATATTGTCAAATgtcataaaatcattttaaagagGATTTCAACACAAGGTTAAATCAGGGAAGCATCACTATTAGATTCCATTGGAAATGGAATCAAAATCTTGGTAGACTTATTTCCAAAGAATGAAATTTCAAATGTACTTGTCAATGGATCCTGAACAGCACTCAATGCATATCTCGGGCCAGTTGACTTTATAGTAATTTTGTTTTATGACGATGGAGGTCAGGCCAACTTGCGAGCCAGTTCATTTTATAGTAACGTGACTAGATAGGTCTTGACTGCTAACTAAAAGCCTACAAAATCCTAGTAGTCAACTTAATCCAAGGTGTAAAACAGTAGCAGCTTTTCAGTGTTAAAGTAAACGACACCTCTTACTTATCCATACACAAGGTGCATGTTTAAGCACTAAAAGATATTAAAACAATAAACTGAATAGGGTTATTTTGAGGATCTAAGAGCATAGGGAAATTAAGAAGAAAGATAACAGAAATGAGGATATGATGGAGAAATGAAGATCATTAATCCCTTTGGACCTTTAGAAATGGAATATGTAACTCTAGTAAGCTACATCAGTAACTTCAACAGATTTTTTTGTCAGTAAAACTCAGAAACTTGAATGAATTAACTTCAAATGTTAAAAGAATCTGAAAGCTAAACGAAGAAAACAGATTTAATGTCTAGCACTTAtagttaataaacagaaaaccCTTTCATGAAATCCTTGGGAAGTATGACAATTCAATATTTCTTGGCTCCATTTCAACAGCATAAGAATCTCCGTGATGTTCAACCGAAAACAGAAATCAGCAGCCATACCTTCTTTAGACTAGCTATTGCCAAGTAAATGCATGCCATTAGACTATTCTAAAAAAATGTCAAACATTTCAAGctgaataaattaaatatgaaccAGAAGACATGCAACACCTCAGTCAAATTGTACTTCTCCAAAAGCGAAGTTTTAGGTAAGATGCCTATTGAGAGCTTCACAGGTATCAGATATTTTAGTATCATCCTGAAAAGAAAAGCCTAAAATCGATGAGATGAAATCAATGCACTCAGTAATAGTGTCTGGTTTCCTGTTTGAAAAAGAAAACCGACACCTTAAATGTAAAAATCCAACATTTATTGCAGAAAATTAGTATCATTGCCGGATATTCATCCAATAATCTCCTTACCATTATATCTTTTCATGTGTGGAACAATGTAATCCCGAAACATAAAAGGAATCCATACAGAccttatatttctttctttccgaGGATTGCAATGGCTTAGAGCATATGATAGCTTATGATCAGCAGCAGAGAAATTTTCATTGTACACCTCCAACCGTCCAGTATAATACATGTAAGTAACCTTATCCCTAAGAGGAAACTCCTCGAAATCGAAAATGCGGGCAGTTTCAATGCTTCTTGTAACACTTTTACACAAGTGAACTGTTCCGAgcttgaaataaattttgaaaagctGGCAAGTCACGTACAAAGCTCCAACACGTTTTGATCCTTTTCCAGCAAGGACTCCAAACACTTTCATGAGAAATGAGCCAGCCCCTTTCAACTTCTCAGGAGTTTTTCCATTAGAAGCCAACTCTCTATCTGCCTACACATTCAAAAACATATATTAGTCAACTCAATAAATCTTCTACTAATCCAAATATAACAAGAATAGCTCTTACCCTTTCTGCTAGAATTCTAGTTTCATAGGCAATGACATAAAGGGCTTCCAAAGCCCAAGCAGATTCCCAGTTGCGAAACTCTTGAGTAAATGCACTGCaatgtccacaaaatcaataTTTCCCCAGGGAATTCGGGAAAAGGGATATGGGATAAAGGAGAGAGTAAGTTTAAACTTACTTGGCAGCTTTTTCAAAAGCCTGGTAAGATTCAACCAAGTTTTTGAGACGATAACTTTGTAAAGCACGAAATAGAGGGAGTAGTATATCTGCATACTGAGAGTACCTATCAGTTTGTCTCATTACTCTGCTAGCATCCTGTTTTAGAGACATGAATTTTAATTAAGGAGTCTTTTCAATCTACAAAAACATCCATTCATATATCACACTACATCTATCTATCCCACTATGTTACTGTCCCATCAGCAAAAAAGAGGTATAAGAAACCCAAATGCGAAATTTAGCCCAGTAGAAATATGAGTAGCAAAGCAATTACTGCAGTTTCATCCAGAAAAAGGAATCATCAATCCGATTCAAGCCCTAAGTTGTAAAAGAAAACTAGAAGGTTTAATTCATACAAGTGTCTACAACAATCAAAATGGACAATTGAACGCGCAGTTACCTGGAAAGTGATGAGGGCATCGGatagagaaaggagaaaagaagaatTTGAAGCGATACAGAAAATAAGGCATAGAGACTTGGCATCTTGAGATGAAACAGCATCGGAGAAGCGATTGAGGAAGTCAGTAATTCGTCTGTGAGCTTCTCCAATGCTTAAATAGGCTGAAGccattctttcttcttcaatccaATTGAAGCTTTTCGTTTTGAGCAGAAACCCAGAGGGGTTTATGTCTTTCTTCCCCACTCACAATAATGATAACCCCTCTTTCTATTCTCCAAATTAAATGAAAGAAGTCAAAtaacttttgatttttgttttcgGTGACAGAATCATCAAAGAtctatttagattttttttaaaaggtaataaagtaaatttgattaatatttttcaaaatttttcaaaaaatattttattttttaacttctataatataattcaaatcattttaaaaaaataaaataaaaaattcatcttCGGCAACAATAGACATATTTGTGTCAACATATCATTCATCCGTGGCAACATAAGATTTATATGTGGCAGcataatgttattattattttataatgaattgtaaactctcaatctttttttatttaccttgttgatgaaatgatataagaaGTTTCATCCATGACAACAACTCAATCTTTTTATTGGTCTTGCTTCCTCTTCTAACATCAATGTTCTTTTTGTCTATGCAAAGAATGTGAGCAACaacataattatttcattagttGTATTAAAAAACTCACTGATATTCCTAAGAAAATGTCTCATAATATTGATGTTCAAAGATCCAAGAAAATTTCACAGCCTTTGAAGTGTAGgaagttgaaaaaaattattttccaaacacTTTCTATAATTAGTgagaagaaagagaaggagaagaaggcaaaggaagagaaggagaaggagtcgaaggagaaggagaagcaaAAGGAGAAGGATAAGAagaaaggagaaggagaaagagaaggagaaagagaagTAAAAAGAGGAGAAGACGCAGATTGAAAAAGCGaaagcaaaaaagaaagagaaaaaagtcgAAGTCGCCAGTTATGATGTGAAGCGACAATAtccatttaaatattttgacattGACGGCGGGGTCCAGATGAATTAATGTCATCCTTCTCGCAATGAATAAATGAGAGTTTTTACAAGTATCATGCAAAAAAATAAGGTCGTTCAACTATTATTAGTATTCTTCTTGTTGtccactaaataattatttataatgattacACAATTGTAGAAGAGACAAGGACGATCACTACTTAGACAATTGTTCGAAACTTGATTTTAATCAACTTGATTTTGTAGTTGCATTTTCAAAGAATAAGGACTGATTCTAAGTAATGTCTCAACCCAATAAGTGTTGGACTGATGAGGTAAATTCATGTCcacttttatgttttgattaatacatgaatatatactaataaattgataaaaaagatACACTTGTTTGATGCATCGTGCAGTATGTGGATGTCATTTTTTACTATTTGCATAAGAAGTCGAACTAACAGAGTCATTTTTAATATCGATATACCACTACTAattgttttttcaaaacatacattGACAATGCTAGTGTTGTTCCTGAATATGAGGATAAAATCGTTGGCACTATGAAAGGGTTTGATATAGCTTGTGGACTGTCTTGGCTCTTGACAAATGATGTTTATGTCCCTGTAAATAGTAACGTGGACTTCCATTAGATCTTGACAGTCGTTGCATTGAAGGAACGATGAATAAAAGCATATGATTTGATGTCCTCATCTAGGTCTAACAGAAAATTGTTACCGAGATTCAAAGGTTGCCTATAATATTGCCAAAGTACCTTGAGTTAAGCGAATTTTTTGAGCAAAAAGAGTGAACTGACTGGTCAATTCTTGAATATTACCAAGGAACAAATCTCACTCATTTGAAGTCAaacatgttattggtattgCCAACAAGAAAGCAATATTCTGTAagtatcacattattttttttgtcttacgACTTTCAAAATgtgatgttattttattttctaattgatgATATACCATGTAGAGATTGTGGATTTTTTGTCGTTGCATGCGCTAAGTTTTTAAGTGATGGACTAGAAGTACCATCTTGTGGACTTAGTGCTAAAACCCTTCGCATGAGATATGCTTCAATCTTATggaattatgaaattttaaaggcTCGAAATGGCTATGTTAGTAACAAATGAAGACCCACAGATGCCTACACCTAAAAAATCAAAGATCGATGAAAATGTTGTGATTAACATCATTGATTAGATAGGTGGTTATGTATATCATTCTAAGTTACTTTTTTGTTGATAACTTGTATAAAACAATTAGTGAAGTGTTAATTTTTGCTGATAACattaatataaatgatatgattattttgattttgttagaACAAATGTCAATTTTGTGACAACATATATAACTTCTGTTGTAAAAAGACCACATAATTATCTGCATATGTACCAACCATAAAGGATACATAAGACAACATATTTcacagaaagaagatatgtggAAAAGATATATGTGACAACATTATACTatacaacatatgtcacagaaaggtGGTATGTGCCCCAACAGAACGTATatacaacatatgtcacactttgaattgtcaaattttttttaaaaaaattaacggCTTCAGTACAATCATTACTTGATTTTCCCTCTCTCTTCTgctctattgtaacgacctgtttagtcgttttgagcagcagattttatttctggaaaaactgtgtgagtcgacggaacccacgacggaccgtcatgggcacgacgggccgtcgagggggtctcgttccaaaagacttagacttctgaaatttggatactgaaatcgactctctgaacttggcgacggacctgcaggacgaaccgtcgtgggcacgacggaccgtcgcaggtgtctcgttccagaatacttagacttctgaaatttgggtactgaaatcgactctctgaacttggcgacgNNNNNNNNNNNNNNNNNNNNNNNNNNNNNNNNNNNNNNNNNNNNNNNNNNNNNNNNNNNNNNNNNNNNNNNNNNNNNNNNNNNNNNNNNNNNNNNNNNNNNNNNNNNNNNNNNNNNNNNNNNNNNNNNNNNNNNNNNNNNNNNNNNNNNNNNNNNNNNNNNNNNNNNNNNNNNNNNNNNNNNNNNNNNNNNNNNNNNNNNNNNNNNNNNNNNNNNNNNNNNNNNNNNNNNNNNNNNNNNNNNNNNNNNNNNNNNNNNNNNNNNNNNNNNNNNNNNNNNNNNNNNNNNNNNNNNNNNNNNNNNNNNNNNNNNNNNNNNNNNNNNNNNNNNNNNNNNNNNNNNNNNNNNNNNNNNNNNNNNNNNNNNNNNNNNNNNNNNNNNNNNNNNNNNNNNNNNNNNNNNNNNNNNNNNNNNNNNNNNNNNNNNNNNNNNNNNNNNNNNNNNNNNNNNNNNNNNNNNNNNNNNNNNNNNNNNNNNNNNNNNNNNNNNNNNNNNNNNNNNNNNNNNNNNNNNNNNNNNNNNNNNNNNNNNNNNNNNNNNNNNNNNNNNNNNNNNNNNNNNNNNNNNNNNNNNNNNNNNNNNNNNNNNNNNNNNNNNNNNNNNNNNNNNNNNNNNNNNNNNNNNNNNNNNNNNNNNNNNNNNNNNNNNNNNNNNNNNNNNNNNNNNNNNNNNNNNNNNNNNNNNNNNNNNNNNNNNNNNNNNNNNNNNNNNNNNNNNNNNNNNNNNNNNNNNNNNNNNNNNNNNNNNNNNNNNNNNNNNNNNNNNNNNNNNNNNNNNNNNNNNNNNNNNNNNNNNNNNNNNNNNNNNNNNNNNNNNNNNNNNNNNNNNNNNNNNNNNNNNNNNNNNNNNNNNNNNNNNNNNNNNNNNNNNNNNNNNNNNNNNNNNNNNNNNNNNNNNNNNNNNNNNNNNNNNNNNNNNNNNNNNNNNNNNNNNNNNNNNNNNNNNNNNNNNNNNNNNNNNNNNNNNNNNNNNNNNNNNNNNNNNNNNNNNNNNNNNNNNNNNNNNNNNNNNNNNNNNNNNNNNNNNNNNNNNNNNNN contains these protein-coding regions:
- the LOC107026527 gene encoding enhanced ethylene response protein 5, with the protein product MASAYLSIGEAHRRITDFLNRFSDAVSSQDAKSLCLIFCIASNSSFLLSLSDALITFQDASRVMRQTDRYSQYADILLPLFRALQSYRLKNLVESYQAFEKAANAFTQEFRNWESAWALEALYVIAYETRILAERADRELASNGKTPEKLKGAGSFLMKVFGVLAGKGSKRVGALYVTCQLFKIYFKLGTVHLCKSVTRSIETARIFDFEEFPLRDKVTYMYYTGRLEVYNENFSAADHKLSYALSHCNPRKERNIRMILKYLIPVKLSIGILPKTSLLEKYNLTEYNNIVLALRRGDLRLLRCALQEHEDQFLRSGVYLVLEKLELQVYQRLLKKIYIFQKQKDPNKAHQIKLDLIVRALKWLEIDMDVDEMECVMSILIYKNLVKGYFAHKSKVVVLSKQDPFPRLTGKAINS